The Cerasicoccus sp. TK19100 genome window below encodes:
- a CDS encoding BatD family protein, translating to MTKYLPRLLMLVALISIGSAAQAQRIQASSEAHQEIRQGQTGVYQFTLRSSDVDPQIPPPEIPKIDGLDIEFANISQGVSQHIINGSFSRTISKTYQYQVTGIEQGDYTIPGFTVDVQGEKVHIPAASVRVVEGLNTTIWTELELPREKIYVGEAVLATLKLYYDPSEIISISQARNPPFSVKDNDSVTIGQFGNQRERVVRRDGRDLHEISFQVMITPLKSGPTPMVIQSDLVITTRNDQPQRRYRSMLDQFMNNRYQRHQVSLYTPDDPIDVQPLPAEGRPTYFTGGIGIFSVDKPQLSDTKTMAGEPLTMTLTVRGQGNFDRLQAPTLAEDDNWRDYPPEEEFFPADQMGYTGAKTFEYTLISREPGEMMTPEINFNFFDPETEKYVELPIPGQQIMVEANPNAQRPKRNPVAARRGPELLPIATTTGRLVSTIKPIVTNPIFIGSQLIPALAIGLLFYSRRQQLRLENDSAYARNFYADRATKTELTAAKQAADQCDATAFYAAAQRAVQAAAGRHVAQAPESLTIADLEQIAHNRNADEDQLARIHAFMEAGDAIRFGGLADAQIDFSAEYAQLEKTVNALGGNR from the coding sequence ATGACTAAGTATCTTCCACGCCTGCTGATGCTAGTCGCGCTCATTTCTATCGGCAGCGCGGCGCAGGCACAGCGCATTCAGGCAAGCAGTGAGGCCCACCAGGAAATCCGCCAAGGGCAGACCGGCGTGTATCAATTCACGCTGCGCAGCTCAGACGTCGATCCACAGATTCCGCCGCCGGAGATTCCCAAGATCGACGGGCTCGACATCGAGTTTGCCAACATCTCGCAGGGCGTTAGCCAGCATATTATTAATGGCTCGTTTTCGCGCACGATTTCAAAAACCTACCAGTATCAAGTCACCGGCATTGAGCAAGGCGACTACACGATCCCGGGCTTCACCGTGGATGTACAGGGGGAAAAGGTGCACATCCCCGCCGCCAGTGTGCGCGTTGTCGAGGGACTGAACACCACCATCTGGACCGAGCTCGAACTACCGCGCGAAAAAATCTACGTCGGCGAGGCCGTCCTGGCGACTTTGAAGCTCTATTACGATCCGTCGGAAATCATCAGCATCAGCCAGGCACGCAACCCGCCCTTTAGCGTGAAGGACAACGACTCGGTGACCATTGGCCAGTTTGGCAATCAGCGGGAACGCGTCGTCCGCCGCGACGGGCGCGACCTGCACGAAATTAGTTTTCAGGTGATGATCACTCCGCTGAAGTCCGGCCCGACGCCGATGGTCATTCAGTCCGATTTGGTCATTACTACGCGCAACGATCAGCCGCAACGCCGTTACCGCAGCATGCTCGATCAATTCATGAATAACCGCTACCAGCGCCACCAGGTGTCGCTCTACACGCCTGATGATCCCATCGACGTGCAGCCGTTGCCCGCGGAAGGCCGGCCCACGTATTTCACCGGCGGCATCGGCATCTTCAGCGTGGACAAGCCGCAGCTTTCCGACACGAAAACCATGGCCGGCGAACCGCTGACCATGACCCTCACCGTGCGCGGCCAAGGCAACTTCGACCGTCTGCAAGCTCCCACATTGGCCGAAGACGACAATTGGCGCGACTACCCGCCGGAGGAGGAATTTTTCCCGGCTGACCAAATGGGCTACACCGGTGCCAAGACCTTTGAATACACTCTAATCTCGCGCGAGCCGGGCGAGATGATGACGCCGGAAATCAATTTTAACTTCTTTGATCCGGAAACGGAAAAATACGTGGAGCTGCCCATCCCTGGTCAGCAAATTATGGTGGAAGCCAACCCGAATGCACAGCGCCCGAAGCGCAACCCGGTCGCCGCACGCCGTGGGCCGGAGCTGCTGCCAATCGCCACCACGACAGGACGCTTGGTCAGCACAATCAAGCCCATCGTCACGAACCCGATTTTCATTGGCTCGCAGTTGATACCGGCGCTCGCGATCGGGCTGCTGTTCTACTCGCGCCGCCAGCAACTGCGATTGGAGAACGACTCCGCCTATGCGCGAAATTTCTACGCCGACCGCGCGACCAAGACCGAGCTGACCGCTGCCAAGCAGGCCGCTGACCAGTGCGACGCCACCGCATTTTACGCCGCCGCTCAGCGCGCGGTGCAGGCCGCAGCCGGGCGTCATGTCGCACAGGCACCGGAGTCATTGACCATCGCCGATCTGGAGCAGATCGCACATAACCGCAATGCAGACGAGGATCAGTTGGCGCGTATTCATGCGTTTATGGAGGCCGGGGATGCGATTCGTTTTGGCGGCCTGGCCGATGCCCAAATCGACTTTAGCGCCGAATACGCGCAGCTCGAGAAAACCGTGAACGCATTGGGAGGTAATCGATGA
- a CDS encoding tetratricopeptide repeat protein, which yields MKNMIRISLFFAALIASLVARGESADAQFAQANQLYTDGEYAQAIEAYQQMLPAQQSANVHFNLGNAYYQLGEYGPAVLHYEKALALAPRNPDIKANLELTQEAAQLTPAPPGWAQIVGDLAPVNFWAWLAVIVFWALVALIVIAPMYRWKGLSRNGLTALCALVLIVSMVGLYGWHVRGSYGVVLTDEATLSVAPTSTSPAAGSVKAGQLAQIRERHGEYFLVTVGTDKIGWLPNKAFSPIWD from the coding sequence ATGAAAAACATGATTCGCATCAGCTTGTTCTTCGCCGCCCTGATAGCCTCGCTCGTCGCGCGCGGCGAGTCTGCGGACGCCCAATTCGCGCAGGCCAACCAACTCTACACCGACGGCGAATACGCGCAGGCCATCGAAGCCTACCAGCAAATGCTACCGGCGCAGCAATCGGCCAATGTCCACTTTAACCTCGGCAACGCTTACTATCAGCTCGGCGAATACGGGCCCGCGGTTTTGCACTATGAAAAAGCGTTGGCGCTTGCTCCGCGTAACCCGGACATCAAGGCCAACCTCGAACTCACGCAAGAAGCCGCACAGCTCACCCCTGCCCCTCCCGGCTGGGCGCAAATCGTGGGCGACCTCGCACCGGTAAATTTCTGGGCCTGGTTGGCGGTCATTGTCTTTTGGGCATTGGTCGCGCTGATCGTGATTGCCCCGATGTATCGTTGGAAAGGGCTATCCCGCAACGGGCTCACGGCACTGTGCGCGCTGGTGCTGATCGTGAGTATGGTCGGCCTTTACGGCTGGCACGTGCGCGGCAGTTACGGCGTGGTGCTCACCGACGAAGCCACGCTAAGCGTCGCGCCGACGTCCACCAGCCCGGCGGCAGGTTCCGTAAAAGCCGGTCAACTCGCACAGATTCGCGAGCGTCACGGTGAGTATTTCCTGGTCACCGTTGGCACAGATAAAATCGGCTGGCTGCCGAACAAAGCTTTTTCGCCCATCTGGGATTAG
- a CDS encoding sugar phosphate isomerase/epimerase family protein yields the protein MNPLTLFAKKRARPLSSRLAIHTISLDLQGIENKLRVIAESGFAGVSLWRQDVMEKPPAEIRKLLNEYKLEVASYCRGGFFAAVDANARRSAIYDTERCIDEAEAIGASSVLIIPGADPLQSMDASRAQVREALEKLIPYAEKKHVRMALEAQHPMHADERGCINTLREANDLVEQLGSTYLGVCVDTYQQWWDSSLGDEIARAGENDNLFCYHVADWKTPTLDFLNDRGIPGEGCIELRRISKQVEEAGFDGMLEIEIFSNRWSQDDPVHFLHEVKFACRDYIEPQGGA from the coding sequence ATGAATCCATTGACGCTTTTTGCGAAAAAGCGGGCCCGACCGCTGTCGTCACGCTTGGCGATCCACACGATCTCTCTCGATCTTCAGGGGATCGAGAATAAGCTGCGCGTGATTGCGGAGTCGGGATTTGCCGGGGTCTCGCTCTGGCGGCAGGATGTCATGGAAAAACCGCCTGCCGAAATTCGCAAACTGCTCAACGAGTATAAGCTCGAAGTCGCCTCCTATTGCCGTGGCGGATTCTTCGCCGCGGTCGACGCGAATGCACGTCGCTCGGCGATCTACGACACCGAGCGCTGCATCGACGAGGCGGAAGCCATCGGTGCCTCCTCGGTGCTGATCATCCCCGGTGCCGACCCCCTACAGAGCATGGACGCCAGCCGTGCACAGGTGCGCGAAGCACTGGAAAAACTCATACCCTATGCCGAGAAAAAGCACGTGCGCATGGCGCTCGAAGCTCAGCACCCCATGCATGCTGACGAACGCGGATGCATCAACACGCTGCGCGAAGCCAACGACCTGGTGGAGCAGCTCGGCTCGACTTATCTCGGCGTTTGCGTGGATACCTATCAGCAGTGGTGGGACTCCTCTCTCGGTGATGAGATCGCCCGCGCTGGCGAGAACGATAATCTCTTTTGCTACCACGTAGCCGACTGGAAAACGCCCACGCTAGACTTCCTCAATGATCGTGGCATTCCTGGCGAAGGCTGCATTGAGCTGCGCCGCATCAGCAAGCAAGTCGAGGAAGCCGGCTTCGATGGAATGCTGGAAATTGAAATTTTCTCCAATCGCTGGTCGCAGGATGATCCCGTCCACTTCCTACACGAAGTGAAGTTCGCTTGCCGCGACTACATCGAACCGCAAGGCGGCGCTTAG
- a CDS encoding TetR/AcrR family transcriptional regulator: MAKKAAQKSRQSWIDAYLDHLLEEGEPPASVYRFAKNQGVGEKAFYAHFANFESLEGEIWKSLVADTVTALQADEDYASFPVQQKLAAFYYTFLEGALEYRSFMLLRFPGVQLVACPGRLNKFRDAFIDYAKPLLDAAKAEQEIPERGKLNQTYPGLVYAQLLFIIDFWLKDESDQFQRTDALIEKSVTLGFDLIGTQVVDSAFDLVRFLAGELKAG; encoded by the coding sequence ATGGCAAAAAAAGCAGCGCAAAAAAGCCGTCAGTCATGGATTGACGCCTATCTGGACCACCTGCTGGAAGAGGGGGAACCGCCCGCCAGCGTTTACCGATTCGCCAAGAATCAGGGGGTCGGCGAAAAGGCGTTTTACGCGCATTTTGCCAACTTCGAGTCCTTGGAAGGCGAGATCTGGAAGTCCCTCGTGGCCGACACCGTTACCGCGCTGCAGGCTGATGAAGACTACGCCAGCTTCCCGGTACAACAGAAGCTGGCGGCTTTCTATTATACTTTTTTAGAGGGTGCGCTGGAGTATCGCTCGTTCATGCTGTTGCGCTTTCCGGGGGTGCAACTGGTGGCCTGCCCCGGGCGGCTCAATAAGTTTCGCGATGCCTTCATCGACTATGCCAAGCCGCTGCTGGACGCCGCCAAGGCCGAGCAGGAGATTCCCGAGCGCGGCAAGCTTAACCAGACCTACCCCGGCTTAGTGTATGCCCAGCTGCTGTTCATCATCGACTTTTGGCTCAAGGACGAGAGTGATCAATTCCAGCGGACCGACGCACTGATTGAGAAATCCGTCACGCTGGGCTTCGACCTGATCGGCACGCAAGTCGTCGATAGCGCCTTTGACCTCGTGCGCTTCCTCGCGGGTGAGCTAAAAGCGGGCTGA
- a CDS encoding PEP-CTERM sorting domain-containing protein (PEP-CTERM proteins occur, often in large numbers, in the proteomes of bacteria that also encode an exosortase, a predicted intramembrane cysteine proteinase. The presence of a PEP-CTERM domain at a protein's C-terminus predicts cleavage within the sorting domain, followed by covalent anchoring to some some component of the (usually Gram-negative) cell surface. Many PEP-CTERM proteins exhibit an unusual sequence composition that includes large numbers of potential glycosylation sites. Expression of one such protein has been shown restore the ability of a bacterium to form floc, a type of biofilm.), translated as MKTPTLILTSALITSIASANIVVNGDFSSPMAGTYSASVFGGGNLNGTGVAAGSANIYDGGWVTYSASSNDYWEVSGGEGVRTFNANFNYGGFGQFVSNPGDGNFDNGDSIEFSLDYIFNGLDTTGGFAATVYGVTAPNGTSAGWNLFSGEGISNAGQSGSVTIDTDYTSGADYQFYVLDTVFSSSASTGTISYASGAIELTRDYALFAIVFQADRDSGSAGPISVDNVSLAAIPEPGHYAMLLGVVTLGLLRVRRR; from the coding sequence ATGAAAACCCCAACACTCATACTCACATCTGCACTCATTACGAGTATCGCATCGGCCAACATCGTTGTTAACGGAGACTTCTCCTCGCCCATGGCGGGCACCTACAGCGCTTCCGTATTTGGCGGTGGCAACCTGAATGGAACCGGTGTCGCTGCTGGATCGGCAAACATTTATGATGGCGGCTGGGTGACCTACAGCGCCTCATCTAATGACTATTGGGAGGTCTCGGGCGGCGAAGGCGTTCGCACGTTCAACGCCAATTTCAACTACGGCGGCTTCGGCCAATTCGTCTCGAATCCCGGTGACGGCAACTTCGACAATGGCGACTCGATTGAGTTTTCGCTGGATTACATATTCAATGGGTTGGACACCACGGGTGGCTTCGCGGCGACGGTTTACGGGGTCACCGCCCCCAACGGCACCAGCGCTGGCTGGAATCTCTTCTCCGGCGAAGGCATTAGTAATGCAGGGCAAAGCGGATCTGTGACGATCGACACCGACTACACCAGCGGCGCGGATTACCAGTTCTACGTGCTCGATACAGTCTTCAGCAGCAGTGCGAGCACCGGCACCATTAGCTACGCTTCCGGTGCCATAGAACTTACCCGCGATTATGCACTGTTTGCCATCGTATTCCAGGCGGATCGAGACTCCGGCTCAGCGGGGCCGATCAGTGTGGACAATGTGTCGCTGGCAGCCATCCCCGAGCCCGGCCACTACGCGATGCTGCTGGGTGTCGTAACGCTGGGGCTGCTCCGGGTGCGCCGCCGCTAA
- a CDS encoding ABC1 kinase family protein — protein MKEQRSIPKHKLTRAASLVKTGAKIGGNYAKYYGKKLATGEDDRAALHEANAEETYSAFSKLKGGPLKVAQMLSIDQNILPTAYQQQFAQAQYSAPPLSYPLVVRTFKQEFGQGPNDIFDTFTKSAVNAASIGQVHRATIGDETFAVKIQYPGVAQSLQSDLRLVKPIAMRMIGLTAKEIDYYFVEVEERLLEETDYNLELKRSQELTAKSAHLPEVKFPKYYPDFSSKRILTMEWIDGMPLDKFIATNPDQETRDRIGQAMWDFYHFQVHELREFHADPHPGNFLISQNNELYVLDFGCVKKLEDDFYREYFQLLDMNRVLDNAHFEAMLEALGLIQSNDNAEDRVKLRELYRESIELLSRPFQQGTFDFGDETYVREIYDFSERTQKDPEIKRLNTARGSRHAIYLNRAYYGLYNLLAQLRSRIRAEIPGELTAVKA, from the coding sequence ATGAAGGAACAGCGGTCCATTCCGAAACATAAGCTTACCCGCGCCGCTTCGCTCGTAAAAACCGGGGCTAAAATCGGCGGGAACTACGCCAAGTATTACGGCAAGAAACTAGCCACTGGCGAGGACGACCGCGCGGCGTTGCATGAGGCCAACGCTGAGGAAACCTACAGCGCCTTCAGTAAGCTCAAGGGTGGCCCGCTCAAGGTCGCCCAAATGCTGAGCATTGATCAAAACATCCTGCCCACGGCCTACCAACAGCAGTTCGCCCAGGCCCAGTATTCGGCACCGCCCCTCTCCTACCCGCTCGTTGTGCGGACCTTTAAACAGGAGTTTGGCCAGGGGCCCAACGACATTTTTGACACGTTTACGAAGTCCGCCGTCAACGCCGCCTCTATTGGGCAAGTCCATCGCGCGACCATTGGCGACGAAACCTTTGCCGTAAAGATACAGTATCCCGGCGTCGCCCAGAGCCTGCAGTCCGACCTACGGCTGGTGAAGCCCATCGCCATGCGGATGATCGGCCTGACCGCGAAGGAGATCGACTACTACTTTGTCGAAGTCGAGGAACGCTTGCTCGAAGAAACCGATTACAACCTCGAGCTCAAGCGCTCACAGGAGTTAACCGCCAAGTCCGCCCATTTGCCCGAGGTCAAGTTCCCCAAATACTACCCGGATTTCTCCAGCAAACGCATCCTCACCATGGAGTGGATTGACGGTATGCCGCTGGATAAATTCATCGCGACCAACCCCGATCAGGAAACGCGCGACCGCATTGGCCAAGCCATGTGGGACTTCTATCATTTCCAGGTGCATGAGCTGCGCGAGTTCCATGCCGACCCCCACCCGGGCAACTTTCTCATCAGCCAAAACAACGAGCTTTACGTGCTCGATTTCGGCTGCGTCAAGAAGCTGGAAGATGATTTCTACCGCGAATATTTCCAACTGCTCGACATGAACCGCGTCCTCGACAACGCACACTTCGAGGCGATGCTTGAAGCGCTGGGCCTGATCCAAAGTAACGACAACGCCGAGGACCGCGTGAAACTGCGCGAGCTCTACCGGGAGTCGATCGAGCTGCTCTCCCGCCCCTTCCAGCAAGGCACATTCGACTTTGGCGACGAAACCTACGTGCGGGAAATTTACGACTTTAGCGAGCGCACCCAGAAGGATCCAGAAATCAAGCGCCTGAATACGGCGCGCGGGTCACGCCATGCGATTTACCTGAATCGCGCCTACTACGGGCTCTATAACCTGCTGGCGCAGTTGCGCTCACGCATTCGCGCAGAAATTCCCGGTGAGTTGACCGCAGTCAAAGCCTAA
- a CDS encoding polyprenyl synthetase family protein, with protein MSKPPDPLEMLLVLEEDLHACITMELKELEDHLAQHHSLEPAWRSLKSFLRRPGKRLRPLLFLLSYSLFDQRDAPPPRAALRVAGALELFHAFALIHDDLIDCSESRRGKPTLHRALANDVTNTERNAQSLALVLGDILFGFAMECFIDPELPRAQSMVAMRYFLRIAQETGMGQAAEIAHLDLPLSEVCESEIRQTYHLKTTRYTIECPLVLGAMLAGADDEARKSLCQFAKPLGLAFQIENDLHEVELLPDAAPDLAYDFHCGVKTLVLKRLHDALTPADQKRLAKALEQSEQPSALQDLAQLFAKSGVIQTLRGEVRSHFSESRHALRESSLQPREIAFLEQVVEFIQCNRQHSESSSDKGVA; from the coding sequence ATGAGTAAACCACCTGATCCCCTCGAAATGTTGCTGGTCCTGGAAGAAGATCTCCATGCCTGCATCACTATGGAACTCAAGGAGTTGGAGGATCACTTGGCGCAGCATCATTCGCTTGAGCCGGCTTGGCGCAGCCTAAAATCCTTTTTACGACGACCAGGTAAACGCCTGCGTCCGCTGCTATTTTTATTAAGTTATAGCCTGTTTGATCAGCGTGATGCACCACCGCCGAGAGCGGCGTTGAGGGTGGCTGGCGCATTGGAGCTTTTTCACGCGTTTGCGCTGATCCACGATGACTTGATTGACTGCTCGGAATCCCGCCGCGGCAAGCCGACCCTGCATCGTGCGTTGGCTAATGACGTCACCAACACCGAGCGCAATGCGCAAAGCCTGGCGCTGGTCTTGGGGGACATCTTATTTGGCTTTGCGATGGAGTGCTTCATCGACCCCGAGCTGCCACGCGCGCAGTCGATGGTGGCGATGCGCTACTTCCTCCGTATTGCGCAGGAAACCGGGATGGGGCAGGCGGCCGAAATCGCACATTTGGACCTGCCTTTGAGTGAGGTTTGCGAAAGTGAAATCCGCCAGACCTATCATTTAAAAACCACGCGCTATACCATTGAGTGCCCGCTCGTGCTGGGCGCGATGTTGGCTGGCGCGGACGATGAGGCCCGCAAATCACTTTGCCAATTTGCCAAGCCGCTTGGCCTGGCCTTTCAGATCGAGAACGACTTACACGAGGTCGAGCTGCTGCCCGACGCGGCACCCGACCTGGCTTATGACTTTCACTGTGGCGTCAAAACCCTGGTGCTCAAGCGCCTGCATGATGCACTTACTCCGGCGGATCAAAAGCGCCTGGCCAAAGCTCTTGAGCAATCCGAGCAGCCCTCGGCCTTACAAGACTTGGCTCAGTTGTTCGCCAAATCCGGGGTGATTCAGACCTTGCGTGGCGAGGTCCGCAGCCACTTTAGCGAATCGCGCCATGCCTTGCGTGAGTCCTCGCTGCAGCCGCGTGAAATCGCGTTTCTGGAGCAGGTGGTTGAGTTCATCCAGTGCAATCGCCAGCACTCCGAGTCGTCCTCGGATAAGGGTGTCGCGTAG
- a CDS encoding shikimate kinase — MQIESCAQSNAVQIEITLLQSDPNMAQPKKKSAKAKPNLYLVGFMGTGKSTVGRALARRLGMKQIDSDRAIEEDQGRPIPEIFANEGEAHFRQLEHDFIHGGHPETGCIISCGGGLVTAPGMIDELKRRGLVACLFASPETILQRTKGNANRPLLNVENPRQRIAELLSDREPIYLQAGACFYTDAQPMAEIVRHLERFYQRESKKFGK; from the coding sequence ATGCAGATTGAATCTTGCGCCCAATCAAACGCCGTTCAAATTGAAATCACACTGCTCCAGAGCGATCCGAATATGGCGCAACCCAAGAAGAAGTCCGCAAAAGCAAAGCCCAACCTCTATTTGGTCGGCTTTATGGGCACCGGTAAAAGTACCGTGGGCCGGGCTTTGGCGCGCCGTCTGGGCATGAAGCAGATCGACTCCGACCGTGCAATCGAGGAAGATCAGGGCCGGCCGATCCCCGAGATTTTCGCCAACGAAGGCGAGGCGCATTTCCGTCAATTGGAGCACGACTTTATCCATGGCGGGCATCCGGAAACGGGCTGCATCATCTCCTGCGGCGGTGGCCTGGTGACCGCACCCGGCATGATTGACGAGTTGAAGCGACGCGGCCTTGTGGCCTGTTTGTTCGCCAGCCCGGAAACCATCCTCCAGCGCACCAAAGGCAATGCCAACCGCCCGCTCCTGAACGTGGAAAACCCCCGCCAGCGCATTGCCGAACTACTCTCCGACCGCGAGCCTATCTACCTGCAAGCCGGCGCGTGCTTCTACACCGACGCCCAGCCGATGGCGGAAATTGTCCGCCACCTTGAGCGTTTTTATCAGCGCGAATCCAAGAAGTTCGGCAAATAA
- a CDS encoding heme-binding domain-containing protein produces MKKLLIVIAILALIFVGIQFVPANTTNPPVTHEVAWANPQTKEFFTNACADCHSNETVWPWYAKVAPISWWISYHVDHGREHFNISEPNMGDYDEAYEAVHEGWMPLESYTWMHPKARLTTEQRDEFSADLQATFNVGEAAKDKEAHDDHSH; encoded by the coding sequence ATGAAAAAACTGCTGATCGTCATTGCTATCCTTGCCCTCATTTTTGTTGGCATCCAATTCGTCCCCGCCAACACGACCAACCCGCCCGTTACGCATGAAGTCGCCTGGGCCAACCCGCAGACCAAGGAATTCTTCACCAACGCCTGCGCGGACTGCCATAGTAACGAAACCGTTTGGCCATGGTATGCCAAGGTCGCGCCGATTTCCTGGTGGATCAGTTATCATGTGGACCACGGTCGCGAACACTTCAACATCTCCGAGCCCAATATGGGCGACTACGACGAAGCTTACGAAGCCGTCCACGAAGGCTGGATGCCACTCGAAAGCTACACCTGGATGCACCCCAAGGCCCGGCTCACAACTGAGCAGCGCGACGAATTTTCAGCCGATTTGCAGGCGACGTTTAACGTCGGCGAGGCCGCTAAAGACAAGGAAGCGCACGACGATCACAGCCATTAA
- a CDS encoding chloride channel protein produces the protein MSKPWILNLPDWMRARFTDGQRFLILCTVAGVLCGLAAVAFHLAIHGLFHWLWHFAEVMGEENQWLFPLILGLAPALGGLLVGIILTKLAPNAVGSGIPQTKSAFYNDFGIIKLSDGVWRFVLGTLYVGLGNALGREGPTVHMCAAIASKLGQAFGLAKVRIQALVPVGMGAGIAAAFNAPLSAITFVFEELLDDFSSKALGGIVVAVVVAAAVSRIILGEDPVLTVDINEVYKTNWWMLVAIPIGLLSGFIGHGFVKSLLWTRGQMRVSKMPPWLRPASGGLAMGLIGVTAWYVTGLFGDSQGGVFSIGYESLTEAFENNLVITVMLMLFVFKFIAVIICYATGGSGGLFSPTLFLGGMLGGIIGVLMVKLNGVADIFTLPEANQVVGACVLLGMGALFASIVRCPFTSLLIIFEMTRNYGLILPLMAGNMISYYLASRLLRVPLYNSLLLQDGLNLRRMPAYQGAQDYRNLPVSTIMTYDAVTAIAEKTSSENLQLIDKPHHGYPVVNAEGHLVGVICHHEMEEFVAAGEDCPLIEKLDKRPIYTVTPDTSIRAAAGKLIKEDVLQAPVVSEKDERKLIGVLTLHDIARQQNTVSEQMGR, from the coding sequence ATGAGCAAGCCGTGGATTCTTAATCTTCCGGACTGGATGCGCGCCCGTTTTACCGACGGGCAGCGTTTTTTAATTCTTTGTACGGTGGCGGGTGTGCTTTGCGGGCTGGCGGCGGTGGCGTTTCACTTGGCGATTCACGGTCTGTTCCACTGGCTTTGGCATTTTGCCGAGGTCATGGGCGAGGAAAACCAATGGCTGTTTCCGCTGATCCTGGGCCTCGCACCGGCCTTGGGCGGTCTGCTGGTGGGCATCATTTTAACGAAGCTCGCGCCCAACGCGGTGGGTAGTGGCATCCCGCAAACGAAATCCGCTTTTTACAATGACTTTGGCATCATCAAGCTGAGCGACGGCGTCTGGCGCTTTGTGCTGGGCACGCTTTACGTCGGTTTGGGCAACGCGCTTGGCCGCGAGGGGCCGACGGTCCACATGTGCGCGGCGATCGCCAGTAAACTCGGGCAGGCCTTCGGCTTGGCCAAGGTGCGCATCCAGGCGCTGGTGCCGGTGGGCATGGGCGCGGGTATCGCGGCGGCCTTTAACGCGCCGCTGTCGGCGATTACCTTTGTGTTCGAGGAGTTGCTTGATGACTTCTCCTCGAAGGCGCTGGGTGGCATCGTGGTAGCGGTGGTCGTGGCCGCGGCGGTGTCGCGCATCATCTTGGGCGAGGACCCGGTGCTCACGGTCGATATCAACGAAGTTTACAAGACGAACTGGTGGATGCTGGTGGCGATTCCCATTGGCCTGTTGAGCGGCTTTATCGGCCATGGCTTTGTGAAGAGCCTGCTGTGGACGCGCGGGCAAATGCGCGTCAGCAAAATGCCGCCCTGGCTGCGGCCGGCTTCGGGTGGTTTGGCGATGGGACTGATCGGCGTGACCGCTTGGTATGTCACGGGCTTGTTTGGCGACAGCCAAGGTGGCGTGTTCTCGATTGGTTATGAGAGCCTGACCGAGGCCTTTGAGAACAACCTCGTCATCACGGTGATGCTGATGCTGTTCGTGTTTAAGTTTATCGCGGTCATCATCTGCTACGCGACGGGGGGCTCCGGTGGTCTGTTTTCGCCCACGCTGTTCCTTGGCGGGATGCTGGGCGGCATTATCGGCGTGCTGATGGTGAAGCTCAACGGTGTGGCCGATATCTTTACTTTGCCTGAGGCGAATCAGGTGGTCGGTGCCTGCGTGCTTTTGGGCATGGGCGCGTTGTTTGCGTCAATCGTGCGCTGCCCGTTTACCTCGCTGCTGATCATCTTTGAAATGACGCGAAACTACGGGCTGATCCTGCCGCTCATGGCGGGCAACATGATCTCGTATTACCTGGCCAGCCGGCTACTGCGCGTGCCGCTGTATAATTCACTGCTCTTGCAGGATGGGCTGAATCTGCGGCGGATGCCAGCGTATCAGGGTGCGCAGGATTATCGGAACTTGCCGGTGTCCACCATCATGACCTACGACGCCGTTACCGCCATTGCCGAGAAGACCTCCAGTGAGAATTTGCAGCTCATCGACAAGCCGCACCATGGCTACCCGGTGGTCAATGCCGAGGGGCATTTGGTGGGCGTCATCTGCCACCATGAGATGGAGGAGTTCGTCGCCGCTGGTGAGGACTGCCCGCTGATTGAAAAGCTTGATAAACGCCCGATTTACACCGTGACGCCCGATACCTCAATCCGCGCCGCAGCGGGTAAGCTGATCAAGGAAGATGTCTTGCAGGCCCCGGTTGTGTCCGAGAAAGACGAGCGTAAATTAATCGGCGTATTGACGCTGCACGACATCGCCCGCCAGCAAAATACCGTCAGCGAGCAGATGGGGCGTTAA